In the Persephonella hydrogeniphila genome, one interval contains:
- the dnaE gene encoding DNA polymerase III subunit alpha, producing MSRDFVHLHLHTHYSLLDGAIKIPELAQKAVEYGYKAVGMTDHGNIFGAVQFYQEMKKVGIKPIIGMEAYFTSNRFEKKGEGSDDILSDKNYHLILHAKDKTGFKNLMKLSSLAYTEGFYYKPRIDWELLERYHEGLICQTACLKGFVPHLLAQGKFDEAYQQAKRLKDIFGEDLYFEIQINGLPEQEEANKGIIELAKKLGVKIVATNDSHYLNPEDQKAHDVIKALQMKLTLKQLKEKGRAFKVGGLHFTRPEEMYEKFKGYEEALKNTVEIAEKCNVEIETADTRGYLFPKYQIPGLEREATQEEKAEYFEKLAWEGLEKRLSEKKELSKKQIEEYKERLRYEIDVIKQMGFPEYFLIVQDFINHAKKNGIPVGPGRGSAAGSLVAYTLGITDVDPLQHGLIFERFLNPDRISMPDIDVDFCMENRPKIIEYVKEKYGEQSVAQIITYNFMKSKMVIRDVARVLGFSYAEADKIAKMILPGPVQGSTLSIEENLEANPEFRKLYETDDRVRELIELAKKLEGMARHTGIHAAGVVIAPGPLDEYVPVYVDKDGTKATQFDMNTLEMLGLVKMDFLGLKTLTELDYMKKLVKERHGVDIDFLKLPIDDPNVYRLLQSGKTTGVFQLESKGMQNLLTRLKPDKFDEVIAILALFRPGPLMSGMVDDFIDRKHGRKPVEYPFEEVKDILEETYGLCLTGDTLVTLSDGSKKTIKEIVDKNLIGTEVLTVDIKTNKIIKSKISHCFDNGIKDVYKITLSNGLEIKATSDHKFLTPFGWKKVKDLSLNKDLLAIPINIDIEGKAYNENKLRVLAYLLADGHLGKSGICFVNKDKDLIEKFRRSVLSAFDNVKFSKYKRERNVWNVYVISEKRTSYNSNQLINWFKKLDLFHKNSEEKFIPDFIFTLNKESIAKFLAYYWDCDGYIGEKLCHIKTISKKLAYGLYSLLLRLGIKANIYKSIYGGKTAYQVTVYDLERFKKDILPYMTSSKKDRKIHSSKGNTYYSKKIVYEKVKTYCEENNVSQRKFSEKTGVQRNNFFSNAKEFISSQVLEKIAPVIEDEDIFRLLDGDIGFIPIKNIEYIGKEHVYDIEVEGTHNFIANDIISHNCIYQEQIMFIANILSGFTMAEADTLRKAIGKKKADVMAKMKDRFISGAVERGFDKNKIQKLWDDIEKFASYSFNKSHSTAYAYLTYWTAYIKTYYPEEFFAVKLSTEGNDDKFLNLLLDMEDFGIQLLPPDVNRSKAQFSIEEKGKIRFGLARIKNVGDQSARDIVIEREKNGLYRDIFDIAERLDSKKLNKRVLEALIKAGAFDFSGVDRGVMLASVDKALSSGQKAREQKASGQNSLLGLIETTDTQPVISYEKAEPLSEKKKLDFEKEVLGFYISGHPLRAYEKELKGYTTKINRLIERKTGDKVRIAGVIADVKKKKTRSGSTMAILTVQDETGIIDVRAFIDRMEDTSFLEENRIVVIEGSIEINEEQERVSMNASEITPIENINKQVNAVRFILSKEKALNGVATKIKEICEKYRGDKDVIIEIYEPGQFRCEIAANSSYSVSISDDFKQEISKILSPEEFHFE from the coding sequence ATGTCCAGAGATTTTGTCCACCTTCACCTCCACACCCATTATTCACTACTTGACGGAGCTATAAAGATACCTGAACTTGCCCAGAAAGCTGTTGAGTACGGATATAAAGCTGTTGGAATGACAGATCACGGGAATATATTCGGGGCTGTTCAGTTTTATCAGGAGATGAAAAAAGTAGGAATCAAACCTATTATAGGAATGGAAGCATACTTTACCTCCAACAGGTTTGAGAAAAAAGGTGAAGGTTCTGATGATATACTCTCTGATAAAAACTACCACCTTATTCTCCATGCAAAGGACAAGACAGGTTTTAAAAACCTTATGAAACTTTCATCCCTTGCATACACAGAAGGATTTTACTACAAACCAAGAATAGACTGGGAACTTCTCGAAAGATATCATGAAGGGTTAATATGCCAGACAGCATGTTTGAAAGGGTTTGTTCCACATCTACTTGCACAGGGAAAGTTTGATGAGGCATACCAGCAGGCTAAAAGACTTAAAGATATATTTGGGGAAGATCTTTATTTTGAGATACAGATAAATGGGCTTCCTGAACAGGAAGAGGCGAACAAAGGGATTATAGAACTGGCAAAAAAATTAGGTGTAAAGATCGTTGCAACAAATGACTCCCATTACCTCAATCCAGAAGACCAGAAAGCCCACGACGTCATAAAAGCCCTCCAGATGAAATTAACTCTGAAACAGCTAAAGGAAAAAGGAAGAGCCTTTAAAGTTGGAGGTCTCCACTTTACAAGGCCTGAAGAGATGTATGAAAAATTCAAGGGATATGAAGAGGCTCTAAAAAACACTGTTGAAATAGCAGAGAAATGTAACGTAGAGATAGAAACGGCAGACACAAGGGGATACCTGTTCCCTAAATATCAGATACCTGGACTCGAAAGGGAGGCAACACAGGAGGAAAAAGCAGAGTATTTTGAGAAACTTGCATGGGAAGGTCTTGAAAAAAGACTGTCTGAGAAAAAAGAACTGTCTAAAAAACAGATTGAAGAGTATAAAGAAAGACTTAGATATGAGATAGATGTAATAAAACAGATGGGATTTCCTGAGTATTTTCTTATCGTTCAGGATTTTATAAACCACGCGAAGAAAAATGGTATTCCCGTAGGTCCAGGGCGTGGAAGCGCTGCAGGATCTCTTGTTGCATATACCCTTGGGATAACCGATGTAGATCCTCTACAGCACGGGCTAATCTTTGAGAGATTTCTCAACCCAGACAGGATATCTATGCCTGATATAGATGTTGATTTTTGTATGGAAAACAGACCAAAAATAATAGAGTACGTAAAGGAAAAATACGGTGAGCAGTCTGTTGCCCAGATTATTACCTATAACTTTATGAAATCAAAGATGGTTATAAGAGATGTAGCCCGTGTTCTTGGTTTTTCTTATGCAGAAGCCGACAAAATAGCAAAAATGATACTTCCTGGACCTGTTCAGGGTTCTACACTTTCTATAGAGGAAAATTTAGAGGCAAATCCTGAGTTCAGAAAGCTCTACGAAACAGACGACAGGGTGAGGGAACTTATAGAACTTGCAAAAAAACTTGAAGGTATGGCAAGGCATACAGGTATACACGCGGCAGGAGTTGTTATAGCTCCGGGACCGTTAGATGAGTATGTACCTGTATATGTTGATAAGGACGGTACAAAAGCTACCCAGTTTGATATGAACACCCTTGAGATGCTTGGACTTGTGAAAATGGACTTTTTAGGATTGAAGACTCTCACAGAGCTTGACTATATGAAAAAATTAGTAAAAGAAAGACATGGTGTTGATATAGACTTTCTTAAACTGCCCATAGATGACCCTAATGTGTACAGATTATTACAGTCAGGGAAAACAACAGGTGTTTTCCAGCTTGAATCAAAAGGAATGCAAAATCTCCTTACAAGGCTGAAGCCAGACAAGTTTGATGAAGTTATAGCTATTCTTGCACTTTTCAGACCTGGTCCCCTTATGTCCGGAATGGTTGATGATTTTATTGATAGGAAACATGGAAGAAAACCTGTTGAGTATCCATTTGAGGAAGTAAAAGACATATTGGAAGAAACTTATGGACTCTGTTTAACAGGAGATACATTAGTAACTTTATCAGATGGCTCAAAAAAAACCATTAAAGAAATAGTAGATAAAAATCTTATAGGAACTGAAGTTTTAACTGTAGATATAAAAACTAATAAAATCATAAAAAGTAAAATAAGTCACTGCTTTGATAATGGAATAAAGGATGTTTATAAAATAACCCTTTCTAATGGATTGGAAATAAAAGCAACATCAGACCATAAATTTTTAACTCCTTTCGGCTGGAAAAAGGTAAAAGACCTATCTTTAAACAAAGATCTATTGGCTATTCCAATAAATATAGATATAGAAGGAAAAGCTTATAATGAGAACAAACTCAGGGTATTAGCATATTTATTAGCTGATGGCCATTTAGGAAAAAGTGGAATCTGTTTTGTAAACAAAGACAAAGATTTGATAGAGAAATTTAGAAGATCTGTATTATCTGCTTTTGATAATGTTAAATTCAGTAAATACAAAAGAGAAAGAAATGTATGGAATGTATATGTAATATCAGAAAAAAGAACTTCCTATAATAGCAATCAATTGATAAACTGGTTTAAGAAGCTTGACCTTTTCCATAAAAACAGCGAAGAAAAATTTATTCCTGATTTTATTTTCACCCTTAATAAAGAAAGTATCGCAAAATTTTTGGCTTATTATTGGGATTGCGATGGATACATTGGTGAGAAACTATGTCATATTAAGACAATTTCAAAAAAATTAGCATATGGACTATATTCTTTACTCTTAAGACTTGGAATAAAAGCCAATATATATAAATCTATCTATGGAGGTAAAACAGCTTATCAGGTAACTGTTTATGATTTAGAAAGATTTAAGAAAGATATTTTACCTTATATGACCTCCTCTAAAAAAGATAGAAAAATTCACAGTTCAAAAGGTAATACTTATTACTCAAAGAAAATAGTATATGAAAAAGTCAAAACTTATTGTGAAGAAAATAACGTTTCTCAAAGAAAATTCTCAGAAAAAACAGGAGTGCAGAGAAATAATTTTTTCAGCAATGCAAAAGAATTTATATCGAGTCAGGTGTTAGAAAAAATAGCACCTGTCATTGAAGATGAAGATATCTTTAGATTATTAGATGGAGATATTGGATTTATTCCTATTAAAAACATAGAATATATAGGAAAAGAACATGTTTATGATATTGAAGTTGAGGGAACACACAACTTCATAGCAAACGATATTATTTCTCATAACTGTATTTATCAAGAACAAATTATGTTTATAGCTAATATCTTATCAGGCTTTACAATGGCAGAAGCAGACACTCTCAGAAAAGCCATCGGAAAGAAGAAAGCCGATGTAATGGCAAAAATGAAAGATAGATTTATAAGTGGTGCAGTAGAAAGGGGATTTGATAAAAACAAAATACAAAAACTGTGGGATGACATAGAGAAATTTGCATCATACTCATTTAATAAGTCCCATTCCACAGCTTATGCCTATCTTACATATTGGACAGCCTACATAAAAACTTACTATCCTGAGGAATTCTTTGCTGTTAAGCTTTCTACCGAAGGAAACGATGATAAATTTTTAAATCTTCTACTTGATATGGAGGATTTTGGTATCCAGCTTCTCCCACCTGATGTAAACAGATCAAAAGCCCAATTCAGCATAGAAGAAAAGGGAAAGATAAGATTTGGTCTTGCAAGAATAAAGAATGTAGGAGACCAGTCTGCCAGGGATATAGTCATAGAAAGGGAGAAAAACGGTCTGTACAGAGATATATTTGATATAGCTGAAAGACTCGATTCTAAGAAACTGAATAAAAGAGTTCTTGAAGCTTTAATAAAAGCCGGTGCATTTGATTTTTCAGGTGTGGACAGAGGAGTTATGCTCGCCTCCGTAGACAAAGCCCTATCCTCTGGACAAAAGGCGAGAGAGCAGAAAGCTTCAGGACAGAACTCCCTTCTTGGTCTTATAGAAACTACCGATACACAGCCGGTCATCAGTTATGAAAAAGCAGAACCTTTATCTGAAAAGAAAAAATTAGATTTTGAGAAGGAAGTTCTCGGCTTTTATATATCAGGACACCCGTTAAGAGCTTATGAGAAAGAACTCAAAGGATACACAACAAAAATAAACAGACTTATAGAAAGAAAGACCGGAGACAAAGTAAGAATAGCAGGAGTTATAGCAGATGTTAAAAAGAAAAAAACACGTTCCGGTTCTACAATGGCAATTCTTACTGTTCAGGACGAAACAGGAATCATCGATGTCAGAGCCTTCATAGACAGGATGGAAGATACATCGTTTTTAGAAGAAAACAGGATTGTTGTAATAGAGGGAAGTATAGAAATAAATGAAGAACAGGAGAGGGTTTCTATGAATGCTTCAGAAATAACACCTATCGAAAATATTAATAAGCAGGTAAATGCTGTAAGATTTATACTTTCAAAGGAAAAAGCTCTCAACGGAGTGGCAACAAAAATAAAAGAGATATGTGAAAAGTACAGAGGAGATAAAGATGTTATTATAGAGATATACGAGCCAGGACAGTTTAGATGTGAGATCGCAGCAAACAGCAGTTATTCTGTTTCTATATCAGATGATTTTAAACAGGAAATATCTAAAATACTATCACCTGAAGAGTTCCACTTTGAGTAA
- a CDS encoding LAGLIDADG family homing endonuclease, translated as MMINFKNKSVDLLVSPDHKMLYSSEWIFYKSKNKRWLSKPAYQIKDLSKIIIPQAGIMEGKEIEFFELEEEYEVSNSSVITKTKKKVKIKGDTFIKLLAIYLAEGSFYIENGKYYKVRIVQKEGEKAEKIREILEELPFKYFSIKRKNGTIEFVINSKVLTKYMKRFGKSEDKFIPEEIFSASQRQKKLFLEYFILGDGYKKPDGKTFHFVSKSKKLIDGIQAIYATLGIATTVYDHKYKDGKVYYRLEIRKDKKGRDKYYSMVREVKDVPYNDYIYSVTVPEGYIMVRRNGKIAISGNCMSMRGVKNPSSYTVTSKLTGVFMENEKTRNEFLNLIYNGK; from the coding sequence ATGATGATTAATTTTAAAAACAAATCTGTTGATTTACTTGTATCCCCTGACCATAAGATGCTCTACTCTTCAGAATGGATTTTTTACAAATCAAAAAATAAAAGATGGTTATCAAAACCTGCATACCAGATAAAAGATTTATCTAAGATAATTATCCCTCAAGCTGGAATTATGGAAGGAAAAGAGATTGAATTTTTTGAGCTTGAGGAAGAGTATGAAGTCTCGAATTCAAGTGTCATTACAAAAACTAAGAAAAAAGTAAAGATAAAAGGAGATACATTTATCAAGCTTTTAGCCATATATCTTGCTGAAGGTTCATTCTATATAGAAAATGGAAAATACTACAAAGTAAGAATAGTTCAAAAAGAAGGCGAAAAAGCAGAAAAAATAAGAGAGATATTGGAAGAGCTACCGTTTAAATATTTCTCTATAAAGAGAAAAAATGGCACAATTGAGTTTGTGATTAACTCAAAAGTTCTTACAAAATATATGAAAAGGTTTGGAAAATCAGAGGATAAATTTATCCCTGAGGAAATTTTTTCAGCTTCCCAAAGACAGAAAAAATTATTTTTAGAGTATTTCATATTAGGAGATGGATATAAAAAACCTGATGGAAAAACTTTCCATTTTGTAAGTAAGTCAAAAAAACTTATAGATGGTATTCAGGCAATCTATGCAACATTAGGAATAGCAACAACTGTATATGATCATAAATATAAAGACGGAAAAGTTTACTACAGATTAGAAATAAGAAAAGACAAAAAAGGAAGAGATAAATACTACTCTATGGTCAGGGAAGTAAAAGACGTCCCTTATAACGATTATATATACTCTGTAACAGTGCCAGAAGGATACATAATGGTAAGGAGAAACGGCAAGATAGCCATTTCTGGAAACTGTATGTCTATGAGAGGAGTTAAAAACCCATCTTCTTACACTGTAACCAGCAAACTAACCGGTGTGTTTATGGAAAACGAAAAAACAAGAAATGAGTTTCTTAATCTAATATACAATGGAAAATAA